The following are from one region of the Methanospirillum hungatei genome:
- a CDS encoding lysylphosphatidylglycerol synthase transmembrane domain-containing protein, with amino-acid sequence MKKITIFGIILSFFFIVLCFKNFNLEEFISSLSNVNIILIFAAAAFFLFSYILRGIRWQIMLKSVKNIQFTSIFCVLFVGFMANTFLPLRLGEFVRAYLIGIKENISKIASLSSIILERIFDGIILVLFLSILLIIYPFPEWVRNLGVFTSSLFFGGIIIILISTYYQSKTITLVSFFLFFLPGNYDLKIKNCLEKLFLGLGMLKNGCQTFFTLICSILIWLIEACVYFILLMAFNISNSSLFFIAIFTMIIINFGIMIPSSPGNIGTYHYFGIMGLTAFGINSNTAFAYTIVANAMMFVCIVVSGIISTWYLGISLSVIKKEIDPSE; translated from the coding sequence ATGAAAAAAATTACTATTTTTGGAATTATTTTAAGTTTTTTTTTTATTGTTTTATGTTTTAAAAATTTTAATTTAGAAGAATTTATTTCTTCATTATCTAATGTTAATATAATTTTAATATTTGCTGCTGCTGCATTTTTTTTGTTTAGTTACATATTACGTGGGATAAGATGGCAAATTATGTTAAAATCGGTGAAAAATATTCAATTTACATCAATTTTTTGTGTTCTTTTTGTTGGATTCATGGCAAATACATTTTTACCTTTGCGTTTAGGAGAATTTGTTAGGGCATATTTAATTGGTATAAAAGAAAATATTAGCAAAATTGCCTCATTATCTTCAATCATTCTTGAACGAATATTTGATGGGATAATCCTCGTTTTATTTTTAAGTATTTTATTGATAATTTATCCCTTTCCTGAATGGGTACGCAATCTAGGGGTTTTTACATCATCTCTATTTTTTGGAGGAATCATAATAATCCTAATCTCTACATATTATCAATCAAAAACTATTACCTTGGTTTCTTTCTTCCTTTTTTTTCTTCCAGGTAATTACGACTTAAAAATTAAAAATTGCTTGGAAAAATTATTTCTTGGTTTAGGTATGTTAAAAAATGGCTGTCAAACATTTTTTACTTTAATCTGTTCGATTTTGATTTGGTTAATTGAAGCTTGCGTGTATTTTATTTTATTAATGGCATTTAATATTTCCAACTCCTCTCTTTTTTTTATTGCCATCTTCACAATGATTATAATTAATTTTGGAATAATGATTCCATCATCACCAGGGAATATTGGCACATATCATTATTTTGGCATTATGGGATTGACTGCTTTTGGGATTAATTCCAACACTGCTTTTGCTTACACAATAGTTGCAAATGCAATGATGTTTGTTTGCATTGTTGTTTCAGGAATTATTAGCACATGGTATTTGGGAATTAGTTTATCTGTAATAAAAAAGGAAATTGATCCATCAGAGTGA
- a CDS encoding class I SAM-dependent methyltransferase, with amino-acid sequence MELDVVKIMVHDKKENYHYFEDINQGIVKHVGSNLKILDVGCGFGALGEELQKRNNIVYGIDISKYAVSVAKDRINGAFVSNATELENLPEEIVNEKFDLIIFADILEHIYDPADLLSKYIQFLKPSGTIIASIPNIATWNVRFSLLFGSFTYKDTGTLDKTHIRFFTRKTAKILIQKAGYEILLLDITPNFIRPFVPWIKSWFVRNGVPQVDPRMIIQSRQYQFYLKRIYPIEYKLAKIWKNFFSFQFIFIAKPHK; translated from the coding sequence ATGGAATTGGATGTGGTTAAAATAATGGTACATGATAAAAAAGAAAATTATCACTATTTTGAGGATATTAATCAAGGAATAGTAAAACATGTTGGCTCAAATTTGAAAATTTTGGATGTGGGGTGTGGCTTTGGAGCATTGGGAGAAGAACTTCAAAAGAGGAATAATATTGTTTATGGGATAGATATCTCAAAATATGCAGTTTCTGTTGCAAAAGATCGTATAAATGGTGCGTTTGTTTCTAATGCTACTGAATTAGAGAATCTTCCAGAGGAAATTGTGAATGAAAAATTTGATTTAATTATCTTTGCAGATATCCTTGAGCATATATATGATCCAGCAGATTTATTAAGTAAATACATTCAATTTCTTAAACCAAGTGGCACAATAATCGCTTCCATACCTAATATTGCAACTTGGAATGTTCGATTTTCTTTACTTTTCGGTTCTTTTACTTATAAAGATACAGGTACATTGGATAAAACGCACATCCGGTTTTTTACAAGAAAAACAGCAAAAATATTGATTCAAAAGGCCGGGTATGAAATCCTTTTACTTGATATTACGCCAAATTTTATCCGGCCCTTTGTACCTTGGATAAAAAGCTGGTTTGTTCGAAATGGCGTTCCTCAAGTAGATCCTAGGATGATTATTCAGTCAAGGCAATACCAATTTTACTTGAAGAGGATATATCCAATTGAATATAAATTAGCAAAAATCTGGAAAAATTTCTTTTCATTTCAATTTATATTTATAGCTAAACCTCATAAATAA
- a CDS encoding protoporphyrinogen/coproporphyrinogen oxidase: protein MKIGILGGGLTGLTLAYFLQCEAEVIEKDPVCGGLCRTFTKNGFSYDWGGHIIFSKDQEVLDFMVSVLDKNVDRHYRNNKVLFKKGLVKYPFENGLSEIPKNDNYECLFHFINNSFPKPTNFKEWIYYTFGKGIAEKYLIPYNEKIWNIDIELMGLDWVERVPKPPVEDIIKSAIGIETEGYVHQLYFYYPISGGIQGLIEAIKNKITNVSNNFEVTSISRQADQWVVSNGVDDRKFDRIISTIPIFNLLNALEDVPHHILDTAKKLRYNSLIVVMIGVNVENLSDKTAVYIPDPHHLFHRICFNKYFSINNVPAGKSSIMAEITANNGDTIWNMTDDEIIDSVINSLVEEDFFKKEDVCETDINRTQYAYVIPDLEYSQNLAIIQSYLKDQGIELCGRFAEYKYLNMDACIRSAMDLANTVNKELI from the coding sequence ATGAAAATCGGAATATTAGGAGGTGGATTAACTGGGCTAACTTTAGCTTACTTTTTACAATGTGAAGCTGAGGTAATCGAAAAGGATCCTGTTTGTGGAGGACTATGTAGAACCTTCACAAAAAATGGTTTTTCCTATGATTGGGGTGGCCATATAATTTTTTCAAAAGATCAGGAGGTTTTGGATTTTATGGTGTCGGTATTAGATAAAAATGTAGATCGACATTATCGAAATAACAAAGTCCTGTTCAAAAAAGGATTAGTAAAATATCCATTTGAAAATGGCCTATCTGAGATTCCAAAAAATGATAATTATGAATGCTTATTTCATTTTATAAATAATTCATTTCCCAAACCTACCAACTTTAAGGAGTGGATTTATTATACTTTTGGAAAAGGAATTGCGGAGAAGTATCTTATTCCATATAATGAGAAGATCTGGAATATTGATATTGAATTAATGGGACTCGATTGGGTTGAAAGAGTTCCTAAACCCCCTGTAGAAGATATTATAAAATCCGCAATCGGAATTGAAACAGAAGGATATGTACATCAATTATATTTTTACTATCCTATTTCAGGAGGAATTCAAGGATTAATTGAGGCCATTAAGAATAAAATTACCAATGTCTCCAATAATTTTGAGGTTACGAGTATTAGTCGTCAAGCAGATCAATGGGTTGTAAGCAATGGGGTTGATGATAGAAAATTTGATAGAATTATTTCTACGATACCAATATTTAATTTATTAAACGCGTTAGAAGATGTTCCTCATCACATTTTGGATACAGCTAAGAAGCTCAGATATAATTCTCTGATCGTTGTAATGATTGGGGTGAATGTTGAGAATTTATCAGATAAAACCGCGGTTTATATCCCTGATCCACACCACCTATTTCATCGTATATGCTTTAATAAGTATTTCAGTATAAATAATGTTCCTGCTGGAAAATCATCGATTATGGCAGAAATAACTGCGAATAATGGAGATACCATTTGGAACATGACTGACGATGAAATTATTGATAGTGTCATCAATAGTCTTGTTGAGGAGGATTTTTTCAAAAAAGAAGATGTATGTGAAACAGATATTAATAGAACTCAATATGCATATGTCATTCCTGATTTGGAATACTCTCAAAATTTGGCTATTATTCAAAGTTATTTGAAGGATCAGGGCATAGAATTATGTGGGCGTTTCGCGGAATATAAGTATCTTAATATGGATGCATGTATTCGAAGTGCGATGGATTTAGCCAATACTGTAAATAAGGAATTAATATGA
- a CDS encoding NAD-dependent epimerase/dehydratase family protein, with amino-acid sequence MKAFVTGGAGFIGSHLVDHLIKIGSVTVFDNLSSGRESFIHHHHKNNNFALIKGDLLDKDLLIRSIENHDIVFHLAANPDARLGNIDTSLDLHQETIVTYNVLEAMRVNNINKIVFSSSGTIYGEVPVKPIHEDFGPVLPISLYGAGKLASEGLISAFCNTFGLQGWIYRFANVVGDRGTHGVIFDFINKLKKNPLELEILGDGTQEKPYLEVNDCIEGILFGLFNSKDRVNVFNLGCDSSTSVQKIARMVLEEMKLTNTKCKYTGSDRGWPGDVPQYRCDCLKINTLGWKAKYTSDEAVHLTIKALIKELGAV; translated from the coding sequence ATGAAAGCCTTTGTCACTGGTGGTGCAGGTTTTATTGGAAGTCATCTGGTTGATCATCTGATAAAAATTGGTTCTGTAACGGTTTTTGATAATCTATCTTCTGGTAGAGAAAGTTTTATCCATCATCATCACAAAAACAACAATTTTGCCTTGATTAAAGGAGATCTTTTAGATAAGGACTTGCTTATTCGTTCGATTGAGAATCATGATATTGTCTTTCATCTTGCTGCAAATCCTGATGCCAGATTAGGTAATATCGACACATCGTTAGATCTACATCAGGAAACAATCGTAACATATAATGTTCTAGAAGCGATGAGAGTTAATAATATTAATAAAATTGTATTCTCATCCAGTGGAACAATATATGGTGAAGTCCCTGTAAAACCCATACATGAAGATTTTGGTCCCGTATTGCCGATTTCTCTGTATGGTGCCGGGAAATTAGCTTCAGAAGGCCTCATTAGCGCCTTTTGTAATACTTTTGGTTTACAAGGATGGATTTATCGTTTTGCTAATGTTGTTGGAGATCGTGGAACACATGGAGTAATTTTTGATTTTATTAATAAATTAAAAAAGAATCCTTTAGAACTTGAAATCCTTGGAGATGGAACACAAGAGAAACCATACCTTGAAGTAAATGATTGTATCGAAGGGATATTATTTGGTCTTTTCAACTCTAAGGATCGAGTAAATGTTTTTAATTTGGGATGTGATTCATCAACCAGTGTCCAAAAAATTGCACGAATGGTATTAGAAGAAATGAAGCTCACTAATACCAAATGTAAATACACAGGTTCAGATCGTGGGTGGCCAGGAGATGTTCCACAATACCGGTGCGATTGTCTAAAAATCAATACTCTTGGTTGGAAGGCAAAATATACATCCGATGAAGCAGTTCATTTAACTATTAAAGCACTGATTAAAGAACTTGGTGCTGTATAA
- a CDS encoding sugar phosphate nucleotidyltransferase: MQVVILAGGLATRLRPITETIPKSMVLINNKPFLEYQIRFLKKAGIFNIILCVGHLSEKIEGYFGDGSKFGVSILYSKDGDTLLGTGGAIKKAESLVWDEFFVIYGDSYLFLDFESVYSLFKKSEKQALMVVYRNQNQFDISNVLVLNGMVSKYDKKNILGDLDYIDYGILLFRKKVLDLIPINHVYPLEMVLQQLIAQNELSAYEAKKRFYEVGSHKGMEEFSQYILNNYK, translated from the coding sequence ATGCAGGTTGTAATTCTTGCGGGAGGGTTGGCAACCCGATTGAGACCAATTACAGAAACTATTCCTAAATCGATGGTTTTAATAAACAACAAACCTTTTCTTGAGTATCAAATTAGATTTTTAAAAAAAGCAGGTATTTTTAATATTATTTTATGTGTTGGTCATCTTTCAGAAAAAATTGAAGGGTACTTTGGGGACGGTTCAAAGTTTGGAGTGTCTATTTTATATAGTAAAGATGGTGACACACTTTTAGGTACCGGTGGTGCAATAAAGAAAGCAGAGTCGCTTGTTTGGGATGAATTTTTCGTTATATATGGGGATTCATATCTTTTTTTGGACTTTGAATCTGTTTACAGTCTTTTTAAAAAATCTGAAAAGCAAGCTCTCATGGTTGTCTATAGAAATCAAAACCAATTTGATATAAGTAATGTGTTGGTTTTAAATGGAATGGTCTCAAAATACGATAAAAAGAACATTCTGGGTGATTTAGATTACATAGATTATGGTATTTTGCTATTTAGAAAAAAGGTACTGGATCTAATTCCAATAAACCATGTTTATCCATTAGAGATGGTCCTTCAACAATTAATTGCACAAAATGAGTTATCAGCTTATGAAGCAAAGAAGAGATTTTATGAAGTCGGATCGCATAAAGGTATGGAAGAATTTAGTCAGTATATTCTGAATAATTATAAATAA
- a CDS encoding D-glycero-alpha-D-manno-heptose-1,7-bisphosphate 7-phosphatase, with protein sequence MESAVFLDRDGTLNDLVLNQVTNEYEPPHSPEELIFLPNVIQSLCALQKAGFKLFVISNQPDYAKGKTTLQKLKDVHHALDQMLKKKGINIEEYYYCYHHPNGIIPDYSFQCECRKPSPYFIKKASKKFNIEIHNSWMIGDRDSDIECGIAAGVKTILVKYPLSVEYQKFSSPGFIVKNLKESIEIILENWNKV encoded by the coding sequence ATGGAATCGGCAGTATTTCTGGACAGAGACGGTACTCTAAATGATTTGGTGCTAAATCAAGTAACAAATGAATATGAACCCCCTCATTCTCCTGAAGAATTAATATTTTTACCTAATGTAATTCAATCGCTCTGTGCTCTTCAAAAAGCTGGATTTAAATTATTTGTTATTTCGAATCAACCGGATTATGCAAAAGGGAAAACAACCCTTCAGAAACTAAAAGACGTCCATCATGCGTTAGATCAGATGTTAAAAAAAAAGGGGATCAACATCGAAGAATATTATTATTGTTATCATCATCCAAATGGAATAATTCCAGATTATTCATTTCAATGTGAATGTCGAAAACCAAGCCCATATTTTATAAAAAAGGCCTCGAAAAAGTTCAATATTGAAATACATAATTCCTGGATGATTGGTGACAGAGATTCTGATATTGAATGTGGAATTGCTGCAGGAGTAAAAACGATTCTTGTGAAATATCCTCTCTCTGTGGAATATCAAAAATTTTCTTCACCGGGATTTATCGTAAAGAATTTAAAGGAATCAATTGAAATAATTTTGGAAAACTGGAATAAAGTATGA
- a CDS encoding glycosyltransferase family 2 protein, with protein MSNISVVMITLNEERAISKVINDINCIVPDSEILIVDSSTDKTPDIAHELGCKVIRQYPPQGYGKAMELALMSANNEIIITLDCDDTYPTKKIPELVYWMEQGYDIVNASRLGNKKPKNMPFGNYLANWFFAFSTKLLFGIQTTDIHSGMRAYKKEMIHNIQWNPAGAAFPVELLIKPIQMGYKMKEIPIDYNERIGDVTMRAFSSTMWTIKRLFHLKF; from the coding sequence ATGTCAAATATTTCTGTTGTCATGATTACTTTAAATGAAGAACGAGCAATATCAAAAGTCATTAATGATATTAATTGTATTGTTCCTGATTCTGAAATTTTGATTGTGGATAGTAGTACTGATAAGACTCCTGATATTGCTCATGAATTAGGGTGTAAAGTTATCCGCCAATATCCTCCTCAAGGATATGGGAAAGCAATGGAATTGGCATTAATGTCTGCAAATAATGAAATAATTATTACCCTTGATTGTGATGATACCTACCCTACAAAAAAGATTCCAGAATTAGTTTATTGGATGGAACAGGGATATGATATTGTCAATGCATCACGTTTAGGTAATAAAAAGCCTAAAAACATGCCCTTTGGTAATTATCTTGCCAATTGGTTTTTTGCTTTTTCAACAAAATTACTATTTGGAATTCAAACTACCGATATTCACTCCGGTATGCGAGCATATAAAAAAGAAATGATACACAACATTCAATGGAACCCTGCAGGTGCAGCCTTTCCTGTAGAATTATTAATAAAACCTATTCAAATGGGATATAAAATGAAAGAAATTCCAATTGATTATAATGAGCGCATTGGGGATGTTACAATGAGAGCATTTTCTAGTACAATGTGGACCATTAAAAGATTATTTCACTTAAAATTTTAA
- a CDS encoding SIS domain-containing protein, with amino-acid sequence MKDDNYISGFLEDACSIIYSIDCNEIKKMIQILQKLRENNGRLFILGVGGGAGHASHAVNDFRKIAGIESYAPTDNVSELTARVNDDGWETIFENWLKESHFNKNDCIFVFSVGGGNEEKNISVNLVKALKLAKEIGSPVIGIVGRDGGYTAKVADACVIIPTVNEKTVTPQTEAFQAVIWHLIVSSPEMQKYEMKWESTK; translated from the coding sequence ATGAAAGATGACAACTATATTTCCGGATTTCTTGAAGATGCATGCAGTATCATTTATTCTATTGATTGTAATGAAATAAAAAAAATGATTCAGATTTTACAAAAGCTTAGAGAGAATAATGGTAGGCTATTCATTCTTGGAGTTGGTGGAGGAGCGGGTCACGCATCTCATGCTGTCAACGATTTTCGGAAAATTGCTGGAATTGAGTCTTATGCCCCAACAGACAATGTATCTGAGTTAACTGCCAGAGTAAATGATGATGGATGGGAAACAATATTTGAAAACTGGCTAAAGGAAAGCCATTTTAACAAGAACGATTGTATCTTTGTTTTTTCTGTTGGAGGAGGAAATGAGGAAAAAAATATTAGTGTGAACCTTGTAAAGGCTTTGAAATTAGCAAAAGAGATTGGATCACCGGTTATAGGCATTGTAGGGCGAGATGGAGGTTATACTGCTAAAGTTGCTGATGCCTGTGTAATTATCCCTACTGTCAATGAGAAAACGGTGACACCACAGACAGAAGCCTTTCAGGCAGTAATATGGCATTTAATTGTCTCTAGCCCGGAAATGCAAAAATATGAAATGAAGTGGGAAAGCACGAAGTAA
- a CDS encoding IS1634 family transposase, protein MDFDDIFVSDSDRTIGHLGLVAGSYDELNIGQIIDNFIPKTGPHHLTHGDIVKAMVINGLGYIERRLYLFPAFFTDISLTRLFNKEITPTQLNDDLLGRTLDAIHAFGETEMFNHIVSECLERDQFAINLVNNDTTNFSVHGNYDSDSNTEEIEITHGHPKDGRWDLKRFALGMATNQHGIPLLLQTFSGNESDKKALLEIITKVKKNLNVAEKVIHVADSAFYTEENLQTLGFHTFWISRVPLTISEAESLRKTSESFTSCEDSRYSYYCSSSNYAGVRQTWIVFHSSEQQRKKEKDFDKKVEKELIRAQKSLKHLACKRFACEPDARSAAAEWVSKHPWVIFDTCSIKQVHERLEKKRGRPGKDETLILKYVIEADISLNFTELEKEKSILGRFIIATNDLDLDPETTLNYYKADTRQQRVLRNLFLVQTFKSECVVYSF, encoded by the coding sequence ATGGATTTCGATGATATCTTCGTATCAGATTCAGATCGGACAATCGGTCATCTTGGACTTGTTGCTGGTAGTTATGATGAACTGAATATTGGTCAGATAATTGATAACTTCATTCCAAAAACAGGTCCACATCACTTGACCCATGGCGATATTGTTAAAGCAATGGTCATAAATGGCCTAGGATATATTGAACGGCGGCTTTATCTTTTTCCTGCATTTTTTACCGATATCTCCCTCACTCGTCTTTTTAACAAGGAGATCACTCCAACACAATTGAATGATGATCTTCTGGGTCGGACTTTAGATGCAATTCATGCGTTTGGAGAAACCGAAATGTTCAATCATATTGTATCGGAATGCCTTGAAAGAGACCAATTCGCAATCAATTTAGTAAATAACGATACTACCAACTTTAGTGTCCATGGAAACTATGACTCAGACAGCAATACTGAAGAAATTGAGATAACGCATGGTCATCCAAAGGATGGTCGCTGGGATCTTAAACGATTTGCACTTGGAATGGCAACCAATCAACATGGAATTCCTCTTCTTCTTCAGACATTCTCAGGGAATGAGTCTGATAAAAAAGCACTCCTTGAGATCATAACGAAAGTTAAAAAGAACCTCAATGTTGCAGAAAAAGTCATTCATGTAGCAGATTCAGCATTCTATACTGAAGAAAATCTTCAGACGCTCGGCTTTCATACCTTCTGGATATCACGTGTTCCCTTAACAATATCTGAAGCTGAGTCTCTTCGAAAAACTTCTGAATCTTTCACTTCCTGCGAAGACAGTCGTTATTCATACTATTGCTCATCATCCAATTACGCCGGAGTCAGACAAACTTGGATTGTCTTTCATTCAAGTGAACAACAAAGAAAAAAAGAGAAGGATTTTGATAAAAAAGTAGAGAAAGAACTCATACGAGCTCAAAAATCCCTAAAACACCTGGCCTGTAAACGTTTTGCCTGTGAACCCGATGCCAGAAGTGCTGCTGCCGAATGGGTTTCGAAACACCCGTGGGTAATTTTTGATACTTGTTCTATAAAACAAGTTCACGAGCGATTAGAGAAGAAACGGGGACGGCCTGGAAAAGATGAAACGCTCATACTGAAATATGTTATTGAGGCTGATATCTCACTAAATTTTACTGAATTAGAAAAAGAAAAGTCAATTCTTGGCAGATTTATTATTGCGACAAATGATCTGGATTTGGATCCTGAAACCACGTTAAACTATTATAAAGCCGACACTCGGCAGCAACGAGTGTTACGAAACCTATTTTTAGTACAAACATTTAAATCTGAGTGCGTTGTATACTCTTTTTGA
- the ltrA gene encoding group II intron reverse transcriptase/maturase: MNVRHSTTPKSEKRANISLSQQWDSIDWKNVRETVNRLQTQIAKAVNEGKYNLAKRLQYLLSHSFHAKLLAIRIVTHNRGKRTPGIDGELWTSSKDKMQAALSLSDKQYKAQPLKRIYIPKPGKDTKRPLSIPTMYDRAMQALYAFTLQPVAETLADSRSFGFRLFRSTQDASQYLYVCLWHKTGAEWILEGDIKGCFDNISHQWLKENVLIDLSILNQFLKSGYIYEQNLFPTDQGTPQGGIISPILANMALDGMEDLIMERYPKMKVHFVRYADDFVVTTPTKEIAEEVKSLISDFLAKRGLTLSESKTKITHINDGFDFLGINIRKYRGVLLMKPSKESVKKITRKIGLVLLKAAAWNQDKVIQKLNPIIIGWTNYHRHIASTKTFNRMDFILWNQLWQWAKRRHPDKGRKWVAQRYWSKKGNRNWVFCSEEQTLKMFSETSIPHSAVCYVK; this comes from the coding sequence ATGAATGTACGTCATTCAACGACGCCAAAGAGCGAGAAACGTGCAAATATTTCTCTCTCCCAACAATGGGATTCCATTGACTGGAAGAATGTGAGAGAAACGGTTAATAGGCTGCAGACCCAGATTGCAAAGGCAGTTAATGAAGGTAAGTATAATTTAGCGAAACGGCTTCAGTATCTTCTTTCTCATTCATTCCACGCAAAACTCCTTGCGATACGGATTGTCACTCACAACCGTGGGAAGAGAACTCCAGGTATTGATGGTGAACTTTGGACCTCTTCGAAAGATAAGATGCAGGCAGCATTAAGTCTTTCAGATAAACAATACAAAGCTCAACCTTTAAAGCGGATATATATTCCTAAACCTGGTAAAGATACGAAACGTCCTCTTTCTATCCCAACAATGTACGACCGGGCAATGCAGGCATTATATGCCTTTACTCTTCAACCAGTTGCAGAAACTCTTGCTGATTCTCGGTCATTCGGATTTAGACTGTTCCGTAGTACTCAAGATGCATCTCAGTACCTATACGTTTGCCTATGGCATAAAACCGGGGCAGAATGGATACTTGAAGGCGACATTAAAGGATGCTTTGACAACATCTCTCATCAATGGCTTAAAGAAAATGTTCTGATTGATTTATCGATCTTAAACCAGTTCTTAAAGTCAGGATATATCTACGAACAGAACTTGTTCCCAACCGATCAAGGAACACCACAAGGTGGCATCATTTCACCGATCCTTGCTAATATGGCACTCGATGGAATGGAAGATCTGATTATGGAAAGGTATCCAAAGATGAAAGTACATTTTGTCAGATATGCGGACGATTTCGTGGTCACTACTCCCACCAAAGAAATTGCTGAAGAAGTAAAATCCCTTATCAGCGACTTTCTTGCAAAAAGGGGATTAACACTATCTGAATCCAAGACGAAAATCACGCACATCAATGATGGGTTTGATTTCTTGGGTATTAATATACGTAAATACAGAGGGGTTCTCCTGATGAAGCCATCCAAAGAGTCTGTGAAGAAGATTACCCGGAAAATCGGATTGGTTCTTCTTAAAGCTGCCGCCTGGAATCAGGACAAGGTGATTCAGAAACTCAACCCAATTATTATTGGGTGGACAAATTATCACCGACATATCGCCTCAACGAAAACATTTAACAGAATGGATTTTATTCTATGGAATCAACTGTGGCAATGGGCGAAACGAAGGCATCCTGATAAGGGACGCAAATGGGTAGCACAACGATACTGGTCAAAGAAAGGGAATCGGAACTGGGTATTTTGTTCGGAGGAACAGACACTAAAAATGTTCTCTGAAACATCAATCCCACATTCCGCAGTTTGTTATGTGAAATAA
- a CDS encoding transaldolase: protein MSQLKNLNIKLFADGADLNGMIEEYNKGIVSGFTTNPTLMKKAGVQDYEKFAKEVIKLIPDLPISFEVFSDDFQNMEREAKIISGWGKNVYIKIPITNTKGEFSIPLIKKLSHDGLQLNITAILTLNQVKGVFEVLSPETPAIVSIFAGRIADTGCDPIPIMSEAAAILKPNEKTELLWASTRELLNLFQAEKCGCHIITITNDILKKLSLVGKDLSELSLETVHMFYADAQSAGYKI, encoded by the coding sequence ATGAGTCAATTAAAAAATTTAAATATAAAACTTTTTGCAGATGGCGCTGATCTCAATGGTATGATTGAAGAATATAACAAAGGAATAGTAAGTGGTTTTACTACTAATCCAACTTTAATGAAAAAGGCTGGAGTCCAGGATTATGAAAAGTTTGCAAAAGAGGTAATAAAATTAATTCCTGATCTACCAATTTCATTTGAGGTTTTTTCAGACGATTTTCAGAATATGGAGCGGGAAGCAAAAATTATCTCTGGATGGGGAAAAAATGTGTACATTAAAATCCCAATCACCAATACAAAGGGAGAATTTTCAATCCCCCTTATTAAGAAACTCTCTCATGATGGTCTCCAGTTAAATATAACCGCCATTTTGACTCTCAATCAAGTTAAAGGGGTATTTGAAGTGTTATCTCCAGAAACTCCTGCGATTGTTTCGATTTTTGCAGGGCGCATCGCTGATACGGGTTGTGATCCTATTCCAATCATGTCAGAAGCAGCAGCAATATTAAAACCTAATGAAAAGACAGAATTATTATGGGCAAGTACTCGTGAATTATTAAATCTCTTTCAGGCTGAAAAATGCGGTTGCCACATAATAACCATCACCAATGACATTCTTAAAAAATTATCACTTGTGGGAAAAGATCTTTCTGAACTCTCATTAGAAACGGTTCATATGTTTTATGCTGATGCACAAAGTGCAGGGTACAAAATATAA